In Piliocolobus tephrosceles isolate RC106 chromosome 4, ASM277652v3, whole genome shotgun sequence, the following are encoded in one genomic region:
- the LOC111541658 gene encoding uncharacterized protein LOC111541658 codes for MRRAPDWVQLEAAPRNKCRVPWQRREFPGQGGRKQHPPGSRQRKQNPISLTGEQNGRKATPRKGRWVPWESEESLLFASRRGLEGAEEAEDRPSAAPRGRGRRAQLTSAAQRSGLPSQPPPLSPLRKPGGSNQPRSAAAAGTQEACLEVSGTTRDWKYHVLSFRLDPRSGHAGSALKAGGCSRLGGGGRGRGEAGAPSPI; via the coding sequence ATGCGGCGGGCCCCGGACTGGGTGCAGCTGGAGGCCGCCCCCCGCAACAAGTGCCGGGTGCCATGGCAACGGCGGGAATTTCCCGGTCAGGGAGGCCGGAAGCAGCACCCGCCGGGCTCACGGCAGCGAAAGCAAAATCCGATCTCTCTCACGGGCGAGCAAAATGGACGAAAGGCGACCCCCAGGAAGGGGCGCTGGGTGCCTTGGGAATCCGAGGAATCCCTTCTCTTTGCTAGTCGGAGGGGACTAGAGGGCGCCGAAGAGGCCGAAGATCGGCCGAGCGCTGCCCCCAGGGGTCGAGGGCGCCGAGCGCAGCTGACGAGCGCAGCGCAGCGCAGCGGGCTCCCTTCCCAGCCGCCGCCGCTCAGCCCATTGCGCAAACCCGGCGGATCCAACCAACCCCGCTCTGCCGCtgctgctggaacccaggaggcgtgcTTGGAGGTTTCGGGCACTACGCGGGACTGGAAATACCACGTACTGTCCTTTCGCCTAGACCCCCGCTCGGGCCACGCGGGTTCTGCCCTCAAAGCTGGTGGCTGTTCCagacttgggggtggggggaggggaaggggagaggctGGCGCCCCCTCCCCCATTTAG